From Brevibacillus marinus, a single genomic window includes:
- a CDS encoding SOS response-associated peptidase: MCGRFTLVTDPEQLLKRFLLDELLFELQPRYNIAPGQLIPAIIASGGKRRIGQLKWGLVPSWASDERIGYKMINARAETLTAKPAFRNLLVRKRCIIPADGFYEWKATDRGKQPMRIVLKSGEPFGFAGLYDTWTAPDGRKVHTCTIITTQANEVVADIHHRMPVILRPEDEQIWLDRDRYDPDLLQSLLVPFDPGAMRAYPVSALVGSPKHDGPECMEESRSLMERTGPTAE; the protein is encoded by the coding sequence ATGTGCGGTCGTTTTACGCTGGTTACGGATCCGGAACAACTGTTGAAGCGGTTTCTGTTGGACGAGCTGCTGTTTGAACTGCAGCCGAGATACAATATTGCCCCCGGGCAGCTCATCCCGGCCATCATTGCTAGCGGTGGCAAGCGCCGGATCGGGCAACTGAAGTGGGGCCTCGTACCGTCATGGGCGAGCGACGAGCGCATCGGCTACAAGATGATCAACGCCCGAGCGGAGACGCTGACCGCGAAGCCGGCGTTCCGCAACCTGCTTGTTCGGAAGCGCTGCATCATCCCCGCCGACGGATTCTACGAGTGGAAAGCGACGGACCGCGGGAAGCAGCCGATGCGGATCGTGCTCAAGAGCGGCGAACCGTTCGGCTTCGCCGGCCTGTACGACACATGGACGGCTCCCGACGGCCGGAAAGTTCACACCTGCACGATCATTACCACCCAGGCTAACGAGGTGGTCGCGGACATCCACCACCGCATGCCGGTGATTCTGCGGCCGGAGGACGAACAGATTTGGCTGGATCGCGATCGCTACGATCCTGACCTGTTACAATCGCTGCTTGTTCCTTTTGATCCAGGAGCGATGCGGGCGTACCCTGTTTCCGCACTGGTGGGAAGCCCCAAACACGATGGGCCGGAGTGTATGGAAGAAAGCCGGTCTTTGATGGAGCGAACGGGCCCAACAGCGGAATAA
- a CDS encoding branched-chain amino acid ABC transporter permease: MIVAEGIISGLLVGCVYALIGAGMSIIYGVMRVVNFAHGDFLVFSSFLAYWLHTRLQLDPISSLLIVVPVSFLFGVLLYYLIIPRLQQSDDPESASFLAFFGMSLMLTYAMNQLFGATPRGIGYPYEALFSASTQVGPLFLSTSRIIATAAAVAVIALLILFLFQTHYGKAIRALIQNSNAAKILGIDTKNVSAISFGIGLGLVSVAGVLITLVFPSISSKLGVNYTTIAFVVIVLGGLRQPLGALLGGVVFGLAESITSLYMPMGYSTVITFVILIVVVMLKPEGLLSGVKVRRKLGSQTVQPSQTAAVHK; this comes from the coding sequence GTGATTGTCGCAGAGGGCATCATTTCGGGGCTGTTGGTCGGATGTGTGTACGCGCTTATCGGGGCGGGCATGAGCATTATTTACGGTGTGATGCGGGTGGTCAATTTTGCCCATGGTGATTTTCTCGTATTTTCCTCGTTCCTTGCGTATTGGCTGCACACCCGGTTGCAACTGGATCCCATCTCTTCCCTGCTGATTGTCGTGCCGGTTTCTTTTCTCTTCGGGGTTCTGCTCTATTACCTGATCATTCCCCGCCTGCAGCAATCGGATGATCCCGAATCCGCATCCTTCCTCGCCTTCTTTGGGATGTCGCTGATGTTGACGTATGCGATGAATCAACTGTTCGGCGCCACCCCGCGAGGAATCGGCTATCCCTACGAGGCGTTGTTTTCCGCCTCGACCCAGGTGGGGCCCTTGTTTCTTTCCACATCGCGGATCATTGCCACCGCAGCAGCCGTGGCGGTCATCGCGCTGCTGATTCTCTTCCTGTTTCAAACGCATTACGGGAAAGCGATCCGGGCGCTGATTCAGAACAGCAATGCCGCGAAAATCCTGGGCATTGATACAAAAAACGTTTCCGCGATTTCGTTTGGAATCGGACTGGGGCTGGTCAGTGTCGCAGGTGTTTTGATTACGCTGGTGTTCCCCTCGATCTCGTCGAAACTGGGGGTTAATTACACGACGATCGCGTTTGTCGTCATTGTGCTCGGCGGATTGCGGCAACCGCTGGGGGCTTTGCTCGGCGGCGTCGTTTTCGGACTTGCGGAGAGCATCACCTCGTTGTACATGCCGATGGGCTATTCGACCGTCATCACGTTTGTCATTCTCATCGTTGTTGTGATGCTCAAACCGGAAGGACTGTTGTCGGGGGTAAAGGTGCGCAGAAAGCTCGGGAGTCAGACGGTTCAGCCGTCTCAGACGGCTGCCGTACACAAATAA
- a CDS encoding Rrf2 family transcriptional regulator: MVTTVVVYLKQISTRFSIAVHTLSLIAVSPNDCTGDYIAGSVNTNPVVIRRIMSMLKKAGLVDVRPGVGGASLRKDPNQITLLDVYRAVNVTEENQLFRIHENPNIRCPVGRNIEQVLQAELRDAQSAMEQRLAQTTLAQLIDKFK, from the coding sequence ATGGTTACGACGGTGGTGGTTTACTTGAAACAAATCAGCACACGCTTTTCGATTGCCGTGCACACCCTCTCCCTGATTGCGGTCAGTCCGAACGATTGTACCGGGGACTACATTGCGGGAAGCGTCAATACCAATCCAGTGGTAATCCGGAGAATCATGAGCATGTTAAAGAAGGCAGGATTGGTTGACGTACGTCCAGGGGTAGGAGGTGCCTCCCTGCGCAAGGATCCTAACCAGATTACACTGCTTGATGTGTATCGGGCTGTGAACGTGACAGAGGAGAACCAACTGTTTCGCATCCACGAAAACCCCAATATTCGCTGCCCGGTCGGGCGGAATATCGAGCAAGTCCTGCAAGCAGAATTGCGGGACGCTCAATCCGCGATGGAGCAGAGGCTGGCACAAACGACGTTGGCCCAACTGATTGATAAGTTCAAATAA
- a CDS encoding ABC transporter ATP-binding protein produces MILYEVKDVTAGYIPGINILNGANLQARKGEITVILGANGAGKSTLLKTMYGFLNPRQGEVRFRGQLISGFQVESLLKMGIAYVPQQSKSLFPDMTVQENLEMGCWVIRQDKSRVKQAIERVYERHGFLRDARHLPAGLMSGGQQRILELERALLTEPEVMLLDEPTETLSPKIAKEIYKLLEELKTRGVTVILIDQNVKSSVQIADYIYILDLGRTKHHGSKAEIAAEMENIIKSWIAVEEVS; encoded by the coding sequence GTGATTTTATATGAAGTCAAAGACGTGACAGCCGGATATATACCTGGAATCAATATTTTGAATGGCGCCAATCTTCAAGCGAGAAAAGGCGAAATCACGGTGATATTGGGAGCGAACGGAGCCGGCAAATCGACGCTGCTCAAAACCATGTACGGTTTTCTCAATCCGCGGCAGGGAGAGGTGCGCTTTCGCGGCCAACTGATCAGCGGGTTTCAGGTGGAGAGTTTGTTGAAAATGGGAATCGCGTATGTGCCGCAGCAGTCGAAAAGTCTGTTTCCGGACATGACGGTACAGGAAAACCTGGAAATGGGTTGTTGGGTCATCCGACAGGACAAGAGCCGGGTCAAACAAGCGATCGAACGGGTGTATGAGCGGCACGGGTTTCTGCGCGATGCCCGGCATCTTCCGGCCGGACTGATGAGCGGGGGGCAGCAGCGGATTCTCGAATTGGAGCGTGCCTTGTTGACCGAACCGGAGGTGATGCTGCTCGATGAACCGACCGAAACCCTCTCCCCCAAGATTGCCAAAGAGATTTACAAATTGTTGGAGGAATTGAAAACCAGGGGAGTGACCGTCATTTTGATCGACCAAAACGTGAAAAGCTCGGTGCAAATCGCCGATTACATTTACATTTTGGATTTGGGCCGAACCAAGCATCACGGCAGCAAGGCGGAGATCGCAGCGGAAATGGAAAACATTATCAAAAGCTGGATTGCCGTCGAGGAGGTGAGCTAG
- a CDS encoding IclR family transcriptional regulator has translation MTLKTLDNSLELLKYFTKQTPAWGLRELAKEMNMNHTIVYRILSTFERHGFLVQNPETKKYELGIKFWEYGQIVQERLRPSDLIHPIMKRLSEETGESTFLTWLDGLEGIYVEIVESSQRIKYAVTVGSRVPLYAGASSKVIMAYLPREQQEAIIQQGLKPFTDKTIVDPEQLLANLQEIRQKGWCFSVGEYSDSVFGLSVPLFNHRQEIVASLTIAGPEYRMPQEKVADVLPLLLQSRDEIQACFDKFHIRY, from the coding sequence ATGACCCTAAAAACGTTGGATAATTCCTTGGAACTGCTGAAGTACTTTACCAAACAGACCCCGGCGTGGGGACTGCGCGAATTGGCGAAAGAAATGAACATGAATCATACCATCGTGTACCGCATTCTCTCCACCTTTGAGCGGCACGGGTTCCTGGTGCAAAACCCGGAGACCAAAAAGTACGAATTGGGAATCAAGTTCTGGGAGTACGGTCAAATCGTGCAGGAGAGACTGCGCCCGTCCGACCTGATCCATCCGATTATGAAAAGGCTTTCTGAAGAGACAGGCGAGTCCACATTCCTGACCTGGCTGGACGGCCTGGAGGGCATCTACGTCGAGATCGTGGAGAGCTCGCAGCGGATCAAATACGCGGTTACGGTTGGCAGCAGGGTGCCGCTTTACGCCGGGGCATCGAGCAAGGTCATCATGGCATACCTGCCGCGCGAGCAGCAGGAAGCGATCATTCAACAGGGGCTGAAACCGTTTACCGACAAGACGATCGTCGACCCGGAACAACTGTTGGCCAATTTGCAGGAGATTCGCCAAAAGGGCTGGTGTTTTTCCGTAGGCGAATATTCCGATTCGGTGTTTGGGCTGTCCGTTCCGCTGTTCAATCACCGCCAGGAAATTGTCGCCTCGCTGACGATCGCCGGTCCGGAATACCGCATGCCCCAAGAAAAGGTGGCGGACGTCCTGCCGCTCCTGCTGCAAAGCCGGGACGAGATTCAAGCCTGCTTCGACAAATTCCATATACGGTACTAG
- a CDS encoding SDR family oxidoreductase, which yields MKMLVTGATGKLGRKVVETLLKSVPASQIAVSVRNPEKAEGLRARGVDVRHGDFDRPETLDAAFSGIDRILIISTDGDNDTRIRQHTNAVEAAARANVKFIAYTSLANARESRLFLAPVHRATEEAILKTGIPYSFLRNNWYLENEIATIQAVLAGAPWVTSAGTGKVGWALQQDYAEAAAAVLAGSGHENTIYELSGKPLTQAELAAILGTVIGKEVPVQQVDDATYAEIMKGADVPEFVIPLLVAIQAGIREGTLEIESNDFEKLLGRPTTPIDQALRQIVNEISQTKN from the coding sequence ATGAAAATGTTGGTTACCGGCGCAACCGGGAAGCTGGGGAGGAAAGTGGTGGAGACGTTATTGAAATCGGTCCCCGCGAGTCAAATAGCTGTCAGTGTCCGCAATCCGGAGAAAGCGGAAGGGCTGCGCGCTCGGGGCGTCGACGTCCGCCACGGCGACTTTGACCGGCCGGAAACCTTGGATGCGGCCTTTTCCGGGATTGACCGAATCTTAATCATCTCTACCGACGGGGACAATGACACGAGAATTCGCCAACATACGAATGCGGTAGAAGCGGCTGCACGCGCGAACGTCAAATTCATCGCGTATACCAGTTTAGCAAATGCCAGAGAAAGCCGCTTGTTCCTTGCGCCCGTACACCGCGCCACGGAAGAAGCCATCCTGAAAACGGGAATCCCTTACTCTTTTTTGCGAAACAATTGGTACTTGGAGAATGAGATCGCTACCATTCAAGCTGTGCTGGCAGGAGCGCCGTGGGTAACGTCGGCCGGGACCGGCAAGGTGGGCTGGGCGCTGCAACAAGATTACGCCGAAGCGGCGGCAGCGGTGCTGGCGGGAAGCGGACACGAGAATACCATCTACGAGCTTTCCGGCAAGCCGCTGACACAAGCAGAACTGGCCGCTATTCTCGGCACGGTAATAGGCAAGGAAGTCCCTGTGCAGCAGGTCGATGACGCCACCTATGCCGAGATCATGAAAGGGGCGGACGTGCCGGAATTCGTGATTCCGCTGCTCGTAGCGATCCAGGCCGGCATTCGCGAAGGTACCTTGGAAATCGAGAGCAACGATTTTGAAAAGCTGCTCGGTCGGCCAACCACGCCAATCGACCAGGCCCTGCGGCAAATTGTAAACGAAATCTCGCAAACAAAGAACTGA
- a CDS encoding ABC transporter ATP-binding protein — MTQSVLEIQNIEKRFGGHVAVNRVNLNIAAGSLLGIIGPNGAGKSSFLNCLIGVYVPERGDILLGGESIVGKPTYQIMRKGIARTFQVPKIFQENTILENMLTPVLHLNEKRSALAEKASRLLNWVGLGGREHSLAKALSGGQQKLLEFARALMNDPDIVLLDEPFAGVHPNLKKVMVAGIRELHRQGKTVLLVSHDMPTLYQLTRDIIVLSQGAIIARGTPQQLQNDPLVVEAYFGG, encoded by the coding sequence ATGACACAATCCGTCCTTGAGATCCAAAACATTGAAAAAAGATTTGGCGGCCATGTCGCGGTGAATCGGGTCAACCTGAACATTGCGGCGGGAAGCCTGTTGGGCATAATCGGCCCGAACGGAGCGGGAAAATCCAGTTTTTTAAACTGCCTGATCGGCGTTTACGTTCCGGAGCGGGGAGACATTTTGCTGGGTGGAGAGAGCATTGTCGGGAAACCGACGTATCAGATCATGCGCAAAGGCATAGCGCGAACCTTTCAGGTTCCCAAGATCTTTCAAGAGAATACGATTTTGGAAAACATGCTGACGCCCGTCCTGCATCTGAACGAAAAACGCTCCGCTCTGGCGGAAAAGGCGAGCCGGCTGCTCAACTGGGTCGGCTTGGGCGGGCGGGAGCACTCGTTGGCCAAAGCGCTTTCCGGCGGACAGCAAAAGCTGCTCGAATTCGCCAGAGCACTGATGAACGACCCTGACATTGTTTTGCTCGATGAACCGTTCGCCGGCGTCCATCCAAACTTGAAGAAAGTGATGGTCGCCGGGATACGGGAGCTTCATCGGCAAGGCAAAACCGTCCTCTTGGTCAGCCATGACATGCCGACCCTGTATCAACTGACCCGTGACATCATCGTGTTGAGCCAGGGGGCGATCATCGCCAGGGGAACACCCCAGCAGCTGCAAAACGACCCGCTCGTCGTAGAAGCGTATTTCGGGGGGTAG
- a CDS encoding NADPH:quinone oxidoreductase family protein, which yields MLAEKTEDSISLNVKELTFDDLPQGDVLIRVAYSSVNYKDGLACIPNGRIVKSYPFVPGIDLSGTVAESRDPRFREGDEVIVTGYELGVSHFGGFSEYARVPADWVVKLPQGLTLKEAMALGTAGFTAGLSIQRLEENGVIPERGPVIVTGATGGVGSTAVAMLAKNGYHVAASTGKASEHEYLRKLGAAEILSRDELTDTSRPLQKERWAAAVDPVGGKTLAYLLSSIKYGGSVAVSGLTGGAEFSTTVFPFILRGVNLLGIDSVYCPMDVRVRLWDRLAGELKPANLLDSIGYEITLDEIPAAVSAILKGEVRGRTIVRM from the coding sequence TTGCTGGCGGAAAAAACGGAAGATTCAATATCCTTGAACGTGAAAGAGTTGACCTTTGATGATTTGCCGCAGGGTGACGTCTTGATTCGGGTCGCGTATTCAAGCGTCAACTATAAAGACGGGCTTGCCTGCATACCGAACGGCCGGATCGTAAAATCCTACCCGTTCGTTCCCGGCATCGATTTGTCCGGAACCGTTGCGGAATCGCGCGATCCTCGTTTCCGGGAAGGAGACGAAGTGATTGTGACGGGTTACGAACTGGGGGTCTCCCATTTTGGCGGATTCAGCGAATACGCCCGCGTGCCGGCCGACTGGGTGGTGAAACTGCCGCAGGGATTGACCTTGAAAGAAGCGATGGCCCTCGGCACGGCGGGCTTTACGGCGGGACTGTCGATTCAACGGTTGGAAGAAAATGGGGTAATTCCGGAGCGGGGACCTGTTATCGTAACGGGCGCGACGGGAGGGGTTGGCAGCACAGCGGTGGCGATGTTGGCCAAGAATGGTTATCATGTGGCGGCAAGTACGGGCAAAGCGTCAGAACATGAGTATTTACGGAAGCTGGGGGCGGCGGAAATCCTGAGTCGCGACGAGCTGACAGACACCAGTCGTCCTTTGCAGAAAGAGCGGTGGGCAGCTGCCGTGGATCCGGTGGGCGGAAAAACGCTGGCTTACTTGTTAAGCTCCATAAAATACGGGGGATCCGTTGCGGTCAGCGGACTTACAGGCGGAGCGGAATTTTCCACTACCGTATTTCCCTTTATCCTGAGGGGCGTCAATCTGTTGGGAATCGATTCGGTCTATTGCCCGATGGATGTCCGCGTGCGATTGTGGGATCGCTTGGCGGGGGAGCTCAAGCCTGCGAACTTGTTAGACAGCATCGGCTACGAAATCACACTGGATGAGATTCCCGCGGCGGTCTCCGCCATCCTCAAAGGGGAAGTACGAGGAAGAACAATCGTGCGCATGTAA
- a CDS encoding IseA DL-endopeptidase inhibitor family protein, whose product MSSVLPVPVWANTTSDAKAAVTDNRIAETDAKQRVELLELAVKPQSADAAIELFVKSYQTRNGALLFAILTPEEQNRKLQQFSEQNWVLGVSSPWIKSYRIERTNEKSEEVTEYHLQLLEYTSTGFTGIEKVVVTVKKQEPYWLIDNFTPVSFQTNMDLMSEQLSNDTVLGLVAEAQRRYWYIASGGKGSNTASFQPAGTETPYRWLSEDIGTKDHLTAYLQDIFAASTVATYISDQFSKKLLIEEDGRLAQPDADAGSLRDWGNAQLVNLEQKANEGKATISVPVGDDGQETFEIQFVYQEKDGWKIATSPESIR is encoded by the coding sequence ATGAGCAGTGTGTTGCCTGTACCGGTATGGGCGAACACGACGAGCGATGCGAAGGCAGCCGTTACCGACAATCGTATTGCCGAGACTGACGCAAAACAAAGGGTAGAACTGCTGGAGCTTGCCGTTAAACCGCAATCGGCCGATGCCGCCATCGAATTGTTCGTAAAAAGCTATCAGACGCGAAATGGCGCGTTGCTTTTCGCGATTCTGACGCCTGAGGAGCAAAACAGAAAGCTCCAGCAGTTTTCCGAACAAAACTGGGTGTTAGGTGTATCTTCCCCGTGGATCAAGAGCTATCGGATTGAGAGAACAAATGAAAAGAGCGAAGAGGTTACCGAATATCATCTGCAATTATTGGAGTATACCTCCACAGGGTTTACGGGAATTGAAAAAGTGGTAGTTACGGTGAAAAAGCAGGAGCCATATTGGTTAATCGACAACTTTACGCCTGTTTCCTTCCAAACCAACATGGACCTCATGTCGGAACAACTGTCGAATGATACGGTCCTCGGACTGGTTGCCGAAGCCCAGCGGCGTTATTGGTACATAGCGAGTGGCGGTAAAGGAAGCAATACAGCCAGCTTTCAGCCGGCAGGTACGGAGACGCCCTATCGCTGGTTGAGCGAGGATATTGGAACCAAGGATCATTTGACTGCTTACCTGCAGGACATTTTTGCCGCATCAACCGTAGCAACCTACATCAGCGACCAATTCTCCAAAAAGCTGCTGATCGAAGAGGACGGCAGATTGGCCCAGCCTGATGCAGACGCAGGCAGTTTGCGGGATTGGGGAAATGCGCAGCTCGTCAATTTGGAACAGAAAGCAAACGAGGGGAAAGCTACCATTTCCGTGCCGGTCGGTGATGATGGACAGGAAACATTTGAGATACAGTTTGTCTATCAAGAAAAGGACGGATGGAAAATTGCCACTTCCCCAGAAAGCATTCGGTAA
- a CDS encoding amino acid ABC transporter substrate-binding protein produces MKKKWGLWLSCLVMVLSLMTGCNSAPGSTAQGDEGQDRQEIKIGMTVSTTGSYAFASQQGMKGVEIWADHVNEQGGIFVKEANKKLPVKLVYYEDRSDKQQVTRLYEKLINEDKVDMLIAPFGSTLTGAAATVTEKYKKPLIIWSAASDSLYEQGYRYVISATQISASLMPRPEIAHIKQLGLKKVAIVYLDEAFPAAQAEGAKKYAEALGLEVVHYEKFSKENLDYASLLRKIDEKKPDALYVSAYMEEQANFIKQMKEMNIMYHYVYMLYSAQADWLNLTGDDGLHIIGHTLFDPNLKYDVTDGLNIDQFMEKYNQKYKDDKNPPDFQTALAYGAGVMMQKYLEEAGSFHADAIKRAALDLSGKVTILTGEYRLAENGAQEGMEFVLTQVKKDEQGKPAFRIIYPESVKTEDPILPIPKWDQPRNSQ; encoded by the coding sequence ATGAAGAAAAAGTGGGGGTTATGGTTGAGCTGTCTGGTTATGGTCTTGTCACTGATGACGGGGTGCAATTCGGCACCTGGTAGTACCGCACAGGGCGATGAAGGGCAGGATAGACAGGAAATCAAAATCGGTATGACGGTATCCACGACGGGAAGCTATGCCTTTGCCTCACAGCAAGGGATGAAGGGAGTGGAAATCTGGGCCGATCACGTCAACGAACAGGGAGGTATTTTCGTCAAGGAAGCAAACAAAAAGTTGCCGGTCAAACTGGTTTACTACGAAGACCGCAGCGACAAACAACAGGTGACCAGACTGTACGAGAAGCTGATCAATGAGGACAAAGTGGACATGCTGATTGCCCCGTTCGGCTCGACGCTTACCGGGGCGGCGGCAACCGTCACGGAAAAGTACAAAAAGCCGCTGATCATTTGGTCCGCCGCTTCGGACTCCCTCTATGAACAAGGCTATCGATACGTCATTTCCGCTACACAAATTTCCGCTTCGCTGATGCCGCGCCCGGAAATCGCCCACATAAAACAGCTGGGTCTGAAAAAAGTGGCGATCGTCTACCTGGATGAGGCGTTCCCCGCGGCGCAGGCGGAGGGGGCGAAAAAATATGCGGAAGCATTGGGACTGGAAGTCGTTCACTACGAAAAATTCTCCAAAGAAAATCTCGACTACGCTTCGCTGCTGCGCAAAATAGACGAGAAGAAACCGGACGCTTTGTATGTTTCCGCCTACATGGAAGAACAGGCCAACTTCATCAAGCAGATGAAAGAAATGAATATCATGTATCACTACGTCTACATGTTGTACTCGGCACAGGCGGATTGGCTCAACCTGACCGGCGATGACGGTCTGCATATTATCGGCCACACCTTGTTCGATCCGAATCTGAAATACGACGTCACCGACGGTTTAAACATCGATCAATTCATGGAGAAATATAACCAGAAATACAAGGATGACAAGAATCCGCCTGACTTTCAGACCGCTCTGGCCTATGGGGCGGGGGTGATGATGCAGAAGTATCTGGAAGAAGCGGGATCGTTTCATGCCGACGCGATCAAAAGAGCGGCGCTTGATCTTTCCGGGAAGGTGACCATTCTCACCGGTGAGTATCGCCTGGCGGAAAACGGAGCGCAGGAAGGAATGGAGTTCGTTTTGACTCAAGTAAAAAAGGATGAGCAAGGAAAACCGGCATTCCGTATCATCTATCCGGAAAGCGTCAAAACCGAAGATCCGATTCTCCCGATTCCGAAGTGGGATCAACCCCGTAACAGCCAGTAA
- a CDS encoding OPT/YSL family transporter, whose amino-acid sequence MEKQHQKHPTVLEPFSLFLVIGTSIVGAIIGMQLIVSLGISANTAIIGALLAMVIARIPIGIFRKYRSIHRQNLIQTAISSATFGAANSLLIPIGIPFVMGKPELILPMLIGAALAMFVDALILYRLFDSKIFPASGTWPPGVATAESIIAGDQGGKRAGLLGIGAAGGILGSYLGIPMSAFGVAFIGNIWALTMFGVGLLLRGYSVQLFGVDINELYIPHGLMIGAGLVALVQVTYLILKRKNNATEAPASADNQRVDASAESNGEHYTRTERDTTRALGYGFLAYVAVALILAVVGGIVSDMSPGMFVLYLLFAAFAAFVHELIVGIAAMHSGWFPAFAVALITLIIGILIGFPPVALALLVGYSAATGPAFADMGYDLKTGYILRGFGRDRVFELDGRKQQFIAAMIAFAVALVAVFFAYEGYFAQNLVPPVDKVYVATIEAGVSPDIAWQLFIWAIPGALLQLLGGARRQLGVLFATGLLILFPQAGWAVLAGIVIRAVVLRVKGKDAETPMSIMAAGFIAGDALYSFFNSVFKFSKH is encoded by the coding sequence ATGGAAAAACAGCACCAAAAACACCCGACTGTGCTCGAACCGTTTTCGCTCTTTCTGGTTATCGGTACGTCCATTGTCGGGGCGATTATCGGTATGCAACTGATCGTGTCGCTCGGCATTTCGGCCAACACGGCGATTATCGGGGCCCTGCTGGCCATGGTGATCGCCAGGATTCCCATCGGGATCTTCCGCAAATACCGGTCGATCCACCGGCAAAACCTCATCCAAACCGCGATTTCATCGGCCACGTTCGGCGCGGCCAACAGTTTGTTGATTCCCATCGGCATTCCGTTTGTCATGGGCAAACCGGAGTTGATCCTGCCGATGCTGATCGGTGCCGCACTGGCGATGTTTGTGGACGCACTCATCTTGTACCGGTTGTTTGACTCGAAGATTTTTCCCGCCTCCGGCACCTGGCCGCCAGGGGTAGCGACCGCCGAATCGATTATCGCCGGCGATCAGGGCGGGAAGCGGGCCGGTCTGTTGGGGATCGGCGCGGCCGGCGGTATCCTTGGTTCGTACCTGGGCATACCCATGTCGGCGTTTGGGGTTGCTTTTATTGGGAATATTTGGGCACTGACGATGTTTGGCGTTGGTCTCTTGCTGCGCGGCTATTCCGTTCAACTGTTCGGCGTTGACATCAACGAACTGTACATTCCGCACGGTTTGATGATTGGTGCCGGCTTGGTCGCATTGGTACAGGTAACCTACCTTATTCTGAAAAGGAAGAATAACGCGACAGAAGCCCCCGCGTCGGCAGATAACCAGCGTGTGGACGCTTCTGCCGAATCGAACGGGGAGCACTATACCCGCACGGAACGGGACACGACCCGGGCCCTCGGCTACGGATTTTTGGCTTATGTCGCCGTTGCGCTGATTCTCGCGGTGGTCGGGGGCATTGTGTCGGACATGTCGCCGGGCATGTTCGTCCTCTACCTGCTGTTTGCCGCGTTTGCCGCATTCGTCCACGAATTGATCGTCGGTATCGCTGCGATGCACTCCGGATGGTTTCCCGCATTTGCCGTTGCGCTCATCACGCTGATCATCGGCATCCTGATCGGATTCCCGCCGGTCGCACTGGCCCTGCTGGTCGGTTACAGCGCGGCGACCGGCCCGGCGTTTGCCGATATGGGGTACGACCTGAAGACCGGGTACATCCTCCGCGGCTTCGGCAGGGACAGAGTGTTTGAGCTGGACGGAAGAAAGCAGCAATTTATCGCGGCGATGATTGCCTTCGCGGTAGCGCTTGTTGCCGTTTTCTTCGCATACGAAGGGTATTTCGCGCAAAATCTGGTGCCGCCGGTGGACAAGGTGTACGTGGCGACGATTGAAGCGGGCGTTTCGCCCGATATCGCATGGCAGCTGTTCATCTGGGCCATTCCGGGAGCGCTGTTGCAGCTGCTCGGCGGAGCGCGTCGCCAGTTGGGAGTCCTGTTCGCAACCGGTTTGCTGATTTTGTTCCCGCAAGCCGGGTGGGCGGTGCTCGCGGGGATCGTCATTCGCGCGGTGGTGCTGCGAGTGAAAGGAAAAGACGCGGAAACCCCGATGAGCATTATGGCCGCGGGCTTCATCGCCGGAGACGCGCTGTACAGCTTCTTCAATTCCGTGTTCAAATTCAGCAAGCACTAA
- a CDS encoding IS3 family transposase, translating to MYRFYNEERIQIKLKKLTPVEYRRQLAA from the coding sequence CTGTACCGCTTTTACAACGAAGAACGTATTCAAATCAAATTAAAAAAACTAACGCCCGTAGAATACAGGCGTCAGCTTGCGGCCTAA